The Streptomyces sp. NBC_01197 genome window below encodes:
- a CDS encoding DMT family transporter — translation MIALLLALGSSLAYGCADFLGGLGARKAHVLRTVMIAAPASLTVELLLWPFLGASFAPATLAWGAASGVASAAAFALLYRTLAIGPMNVLSPVTALVSAMLPVGVGLLQGDHLGLAGLIGLPLALAGVVLVSAGHGAKSARPSRTALLLAFGAGAAIALQLVFLHQAPSDSGVGPLIIGRAVSSAVTLAAAGLMYRRLGPEKPAYAMSATAGVLDSVANLLFLLAARSGDLAVVAVIIALYPVGTVLLARAVLAERIHRGQLIGLGTAAVAVSLLALT, via the coding sequence GTGATCGCTCTGCTGCTGGCCCTGGGCAGCTCCCTGGCCTACGGATGTGCCGACTTCCTGGGCGGCCTCGGGGCCCGTAAGGCCCATGTCCTGCGTACCGTGATGATCGCCGCCCCGGCTTCGCTCACCGTCGAGTTGCTGCTGTGGCCCTTCCTCGGTGCTTCCTTCGCCCCCGCAACCCTCGCGTGGGGCGCCGCGTCCGGTGTGGCGTCGGCGGCCGCGTTCGCCCTGCTCTACCGCACACTCGCGATCGGCCCGATGAATGTCCTGTCCCCGGTCACCGCGCTGGTCTCGGCGATGCTGCCGGTCGGCGTCGGGCTGCTGCAGGGCGACCACCTGGGTCTGGCCGGGCTGATCGGTCTGCCGCTGGCGCTGGCGGGGGTGGTGCTGGTCAGCGCCGGACACGGCGCCAAGTCGGCCCGCCCCTCGCGTACCGCGTTGCTGCTGGCCTTCGGCGCCGGGGCCGCCATCGCCCTGCAACTGGTCTTCCTGCACCAGGCCCCCTCCGACAGCGGCGTCGGCCCGCTGATCATCGGCCGCGCCGTCTCTTCCGCCGTCACCCTGGCTGCCGCCGGACTCATGTACCGGCGGCTCGGCCCGGAGAAGCCGGCGTACGCGATGTCGGCGACGGCCGGCGTGCTGGACTCGGTGGCCAACCTGCTGTTCCTGCTCGCCGCCCGCAGCGGCGACCTGGCCGTCGTCGCCGTCATCATCGCCCTGTATCCGGTCGGCACCGTCCTGCTGGCCCGCGCCGTCCTCGCCGAACGCATCCACCGCGGCCAGCTGATCGGCCTGGGCACCGCGGCCGTCGCCGTCAGCCTCCTCGCCCTCACCTGA
- a CDS encoding FMN-binding negative transcriptional regulator, whose product MFIQPWDAALDDAEWQSWIADGHDFGILSVNGLPGQAPVVVPTHFTADGSTLLIHLARPNPVWKTVEADPNVTFTVTSDYAFIPGPWRAKPDIPPTDGVPTSYYAAVQFTGRATIIDDPEAKARLLRHQMIHFQPEGDHAPIEVDQPPYGRMLPAIRGLRLDVTEVRAKFKYDDHKPVEQRTGNARRLTERGTGLDAPTAAQQLRRLGRMGTWTS is encoded by the coding sequence ATGTTCATCCAACCCTGGGACGCCGCCCTGGACGACGCCGAGTGGCAGTCCTGGATCGCCGACGGCCACGACTTCGGCATCCTCAGCGTCAACGGCCTGCCCGGCCAGGCGCCGGTGGTCGTGCCCACCCACTTCACCGCCGACGGCAGCACCCTGCTGATCCACCTCGCCCGCCCCAACCCGGTCTGGAAGACGGTCGAGGCCGACCCGAACGTCACCTTCACCGTCACCAGCGACTACGCCTTCATCCCCGGCCCCTGGCGCGCCAAGCCCGACATCCCGCCCACCGACGGTGTCCCGACCAGCTACTACGCAGCCGTCCAGTTCACCGGCCGGGCCACGATCATCGACGACCCCGAAGCCAAGGCACGGTTGCTGCGCCACCAGATGATCCACTTCCAGCCCGAAGGCGACCACGCCCCCATCGAGGTCGACCAGCCACCCTACGGGCGGATGCTGCCCGCCATCCGCGGCCTGCGCCTGGACGTCACGGAGGTACGGGCGAAGTTCAAGTACGACGACCACAAGCCCGTCGAGCAGCGCACCGGTAACGCCCGCCGGCTCACCGAACGCGGCACCGGCCTGGACGCGCCCACCGCAGCCCAGCAACTACGCCGCCTGGGCCGCATGGGCACCTGGACATCCTGA
- a CDS encoding GOLPH3/VPS74 family protein, whose product MTTAQDLAIVALGMAPRLPVEQGDLSLALAGAEVLDLMEANALVVDGDRILPSAQAPTGDGLLDQAAGALRRQEPYESVEDWLWRRGRGLSTAYVDELERAGLAARPRGRRIPLRTGHTDLVDSAARTRAEARWAAGEPVLAALASEAGIRDEPVEDTPQLVVDAVAVVLAAVGGAVQELRAVRQRRAIEDAAFDNVWRGY is encoded by the coding sequence ATGACCACCGCACAGGATCTCGCGATCGTCGCTCTGGGCATGGCACCCCGCCTCCCCGTGGAGCAGGGCGACTTGTCGCTCGCGCTCGCCGGAGCCGAGGTGCTCGACCTCATGGAGGCCAACGCCCTCGTCGTCGACGGCGACCGCATCCTGCCCAGCGCCCAGGCACCCACGGGGGACGGCCTCCTGGACCAGGCCGCCGGGGCGCTCAGGCGACAGGAACCGTACGAGTCGGTCGAGGACTGGCTGTGGCGCAGGGGCCGAGGGCTCTCCACGGCATACGTCGACGAGCTGGAGCGGGCGGGGCTGGCGGCCCGGCCGCGGGGCCGCCGGATCCCGCTGCGGACCGGGCACACGGACCTGGTCGACTCGGCGGCCCGGACCCGTGCCGAGGCCCGCTGGGCGGCGGGCGAACCCGTGCTCGCCGCCCTGGCGTCCGAGGCAGGAATCCGCGACGAGCCGGTCGAGGACACACCGCAACTCGTCGTTGATGCGGTCGCGGTGGTGCTGGCCGCCGTCGGGGGCGCCGTGCAGGAGCTGCGAGCCGTACGCCAGCGTAGGGCGATCGAGGACGCGGCGTTCGACAACGTCTGGCGCGGCTACTAG
- a CDS encoding helix-turn-helix domain-containing protein: MTETEAALRTLAHNVRAARTRAGLSLDELGRRAKVSKGALVGLEKAQGNPNFATLVRLADTLGVSVSALMEGHTEERVRVVGADAVMPLWKGARGSEARLMLTTSGPAATEVWRWTLEPGEEYPSHPHQAGVTETVSVTAGRMTLVVDGTEHPVEAGQTATFEADTPHTYRGAGAETCHLIMTVHLPPGPA, from the coding sequence ATGACCGAGACCGAGGCGGCCCTGCGGACGCTGGCGCACAACGTACGCGCGGCCCGTACCCGCGCCGGGCTGTCCCTGGACGAACTCGGCCGCCGCGCCAAGGTCAGCAAGGGCGCCCTGGTCGGTCTGGAGAAGGCTCAGGGCAACCCGAACTTCGCCACCCTGGTCCGTCTCGCCGACACGCTCGGCGTGTCCGTATCGGCCCTGATGGAAGGCCACACCGAAGAACGCGTCCGGGTGGTGGGCGCCGACGCCGTCATGCCCTTGTGGAAGGGCGCGCGTGGCAGCGAGGCCCGGCTCATGCTGACCACCAGCGGTCCGGCGGCCACCGAGGTCTGGCGCTGGACACTCGAACCCGGTGAGGAGTACCCCAGCCACCCCCACCAGGCGGGCGTGACCGAAACCGTCAGCGTCACCGCAGGACGGATGACACTCGTCGTCGACGGCACCGAGCACCCTGTCGAAGCCGGTCAGACCGCCACCTTCGAGGCCGACACCCCTCACACCTACCGCGGCGCGGGCGCCGAAACCTGCCACCTGATCATGACCGTCCACCTGCCCCCGGGGCCCGCGTAG
- a CDS encoding GNAT family N-acetyltransferase, producing MPELKRLRTDHAPAVLAFELANRAYFAASISDRGDEFFDQFPDRHSAALAEQEAGICAFYVLVADDGSVVGRFNLYDIEDGTARLGYRVAQQVAGRGVATNSVRELCRTAAARHGLRTLRAATSHDNAASRKVLGKAGFVPVGPATAADLGGKTGTWYQRDLQP from the coding sequence GTGCCCGAGTTGAAGCGACTGCGTACTGACCATGCCCCAGCGGTCCTGGCCTTCGAGCTGGCGAACCGTGCCTACTTCGCTGCCTCGATTTCCGACCGCGGCGACGAGTTCTTCGACCAGTTCCCCGACCGGCACAGCGCCGCGCTGGCTGAGCAAGAGGCCGGCATCTGTGCCTTCTACGTGCTTGTCGCTGATGACGGCTCGGTTGTGGGCCGGTTCAACCTGTACGACATCGAGGACGGCACTGCCAGACTCGGCTATCGGGTCGCTCAGCAGGTGGCCGGCCGTGGCGTGGCGACCAACTCCGTCCGGGAGCTGTGCCGGACAGCTGCGGCGCGGCACGGGCTGCGCACACTGCGGGCGGCCACCTCCCACGACAACGCCGCGTCCCGGAAGGTGCTGGGCAAGGCCGGGTTCGTTCCGGTCGGTCCGGCCACCGCAGCCGATCTCGGCGGTAAGACCGGCACCTGGTACCAGCGCGACCTCCAGCCATAG
- a CDS encoding class I SAM-dependent methyltransferase, which produces MPSEDINTQAWTVYGKRQLARAYTPPVPDHICWTPWEGAGPGAEVLGDVTGRRVLDIGSGAGHHAVHLAQAHGARVTGVELSPTQHERAVSTHAAVSGVEFAHGDVADYLAEARPFDAAYAIGTLAFIDPHRVLPALHDGLRPGAPLILSLLHTDVDGREPSPEVAPREQTILLRDDPPLPTQMWVLAPQLWCDLLTEYGFRVESVDLLHHPDEGAPIVQQLIRARRLPDRPVRVSSRPLSADTRQ; this is translated from the coding sequence GTGCCCTCCGAGGACATCAACACCCAAGCCTGGACCGTCTACGGCAAGCGCCAGCTGGCCCGCGCCTACACACCGCCCGTTCCCGACCACATCTGCTGGACGCCCTGGGAGGGGGCCGGGCCGGGAGCTGAAGTCCTGGGCGACGTCACCGGCCGGCGTGTCCTGGACATCGGCTCGGGCGCCGGTCACCATGCCGTGCATCTCGCCCAGGCCCACGGCGCGCGCGTCACCGGGGTCGAGCTGTCCCCGACCCAGCACGAACGCGCTGTCTCCACGCACGCGGCCGTGTCCGGCGTGGAATTCGCGCACGGGGATGTGGCCGACTACCTCGCCGAGGCCCGACCGTTCGATGCCGCCTACGCCATCGGCACCCTGGCATTCATCGATCCCCACCGCGTACTGCCCGCGTTGCACGACGGTTTACGCCCCGGCGCGCCGCTCATCCTTTCGCTCCTGCACACCGACGTGGACGGCCGTGAACCGTCGCCGGAGGTGGCACCGCGCGAACAGACCATCCTGTTGCGCGACGACCCGCCCCTGCCGACCCAGATGTGGGTCCTGGCACCGCAGTTGTGGTGTGACCTGCTCACCGAGTACGGCTTCCGCGTCGAGTCCGTCGATCTGCTGCACCACCCCGATGAGGGCGCCCCCATCGTCCAGCAACTCATCCGGGCCCGCCGCCTGCCAGACCGGCCAGTGCGAGTTTCCAGCCGCCCACTCAGCGCCGACACCCGCCAGTAG
- a CDS encoding B3/B4 domain-containing protein, whose product MTTFRISAAVADAFPDTLIAVVTGAGLRGHESWPATTTALQNLEQQLAAGAWQPADETDPRIAAWHTAYRSFGTNPRRIRPSVDALGRRLAKKGALPRINPAVDSYNAVSVRHGLPAGAFDLDHVTGDVEIRYADGTETFTPLGEPDATENPKPGEIIYTDTTDVLTRHWNHRDAHRTRVTDGSTHVAFVLETVAATRDGHLLKTATDELQTLLQPHCETSTVQYLGPAQPATPTT is encoded by the coding sequence ATGACCACCTTCCGCATCAGCGCCGCCGTCGCGGACGCCTTCCCCGACACCCTCATCGCTGTCGTCACCGGCGCAGGTCTGCGCGGCCATGAATCCTGGCCCGCCACCACCACCGCCCTGCAGAACCTGGAACAACAGCTCGCCGCCGGCGCCTGGCAGCCCGCCGACGAGACCGACCCGCGCATAGCGGCATGGCACACCGCCTACCGTTCCTTCGGCACCAACCCCCGCCGTATCCGGCCCAGCGTCGACGCACTCGGCCGCCGCCTCGCCAAGAAGGGCGCCCTGCCCCGCATCAACCCGGCCGTCGACTCCTACAACGCCGTCTCCGTCCGCCACGGCCTGCCTGCCGGCGCCTTCGACCTCGACCACGTCACCGGCGACGTCGAGATCCGCTACGCCGACGGCACCGAGACCTTCACCCCGCTCGGCGAACCCGACGCCACCGAGAACCCCAAGCCGGGCGAGATCATCTACACCGACACCACCGACGTGCTCACCAGGCACTGGAACCACCGCGATGCGCACCGCACCCGGGTCACCGACGGCTCCACCCATGTCGCCTTCGTGCTGGAGACCGTCGCCGCCACGCGCGACGGGCACCTGCTCAAGACAGCGACCGACGAGTTGCAGACCCTGCTCCAGCCGCACTGCGAGACGAGCACCGTGCAGTACCTCGGCCCTGCACAGCCCGCCACCCCTACCACCTGA
- the cobF gene encoding precorrin-6A synthase (deacetylating), whose protein sequence is MRKIYVIGIGAGDPDHLTIQAVKALNKTDVFFLLDKGAEKSDLIRLRHNILQEHIGHGRGYRLVEARDPDRDRVAGGSGYAAAVDDWRRARAGIYERMITEDLGEDECGAFLVWGDPALYDSTLAILEEVLERGAVAFDHEVVPGISSVSALAARHRTGLNRVGRPVQITTGRRLAEGWPDGVDDVVVMLDAQQAFRHHVDEDPVIHWGAYLGTEDEILVSGRLSEVAGPIEELRSEARARKGWIMETYLLRRDQHKD, encoded by the coding sequence GTGAGAAAGATCTATGTGATCGGCATCGGTGCGGGCGACCCGGACCATCTGACGATTCAAGCGGTCAAAGCCCTCAACAAGACGGACGTCTTCTTCCTTCTCGACAAGGGTGCGGAGAAGTCCGATCTGATCCGGCTGCGCCACAACATCCTGCAGGAGCACATCGGGCACGGCCGCGGCTACCGTCTCGTAGAGGCACGGGATCCCGACCGGGACCGCGTAGCCGGGGGTTCCGGGTACGCCGCGGCCGTCGACGACTGGCGGCGGGCGCGTGCCGGTATCTACGAGCGCATGATCACGGAGGACCTGGGCGAGGACGAGTGCGGCGCGTTCCTGGTGTGGGGCGATCCCGCTCTGTACGACTCCACGCTCGCCATCCTCGAAGAGGTCCTGGAGCGGGGCGCGGTCGCCTTCGACCATGAGGTGGTTCCCGGCATCAGCAGTGTGTCGGCGCTGGCGGCCAGACATCGCACCGGACTGAACCGGGTCGGGCGGCCCGTGCAGATCACCACCGGGCGGCGGCTCGCCGAGGGGTGGCCCGACGGTGTGGACGACGTCGTCGTCATGCTCGACGCACAGCAGGCCTTCCGTCACCACGTCGACGAGGACCCGGTGATCCACTGGGGCGCCTATCTGGGCACCGAGGACGAGATCCTGGTCTCCGGACGGCTGTCGGAGGTCGCCGGGCCCATCGAGGAACTGCGGTCGGAGGCCCGCGCCCGGAAGGGCTGGATCATGGAGACGTACCTGCTGCGCAGAGACCAGCACAAGGACTGA
- a CDS encoding DUF309 domain-containing protein: MNEKSDGSRDTARDRDAEGRARNARPRDGLGRPLPYGAEGVERQPEGVTRTPAETVREAQRLLDAGMPFHAHEVFEDAWKAGPESERALWRGLAQLAVGLTHAARGNSAGGARLLLRGAGGLAAYPEPMPYGIDIGGLTAWAEQLADGLREPVDARASAPRLTGA, translated from the coding sequence ATGAACGAGAAGAGCGACGGCTCGCGCGACACCGCGAGGGACCGCGACGCGGAGGGCCGGGCACGCAACGCCCGGCCCCGGGACGGGCTCGGGCGGCCGCTCCCGTACGGGGCCGAGGGTGTGGAGCGGCAGCCGGAGGGGGTGACGCGTACTCCCGCGGAGACCGTGCGGGAGGCGCAGCGGCTGCTCGACGCCGGGATGCCCTTCCACGCGCATGAGGTGTTCGAGGATGCCTGGAAGGCGGGGCCCGAGTCGGAGCGCGCGCTGTGGCGGGGCCTTGCGCAGCTGGCCGTCGGGCTGACGCATGCCGCTCGCGGCAATAGCGCGGGCGGTGCGCGGCTGCTGCTCCGGGGTGCGGGCGGACTCGCCGCGTACCCCGAGCCCATGCCGTACGGGATCGACATCGGCGGCCTGACCGCCTGGGCCGAGCAACTCGCGGACGGGCTCCGGGAACCGGTCGACGCGAGGGCTTCGGCCCCGCGCCTGACCGGCGCCTGA
- a CDS encoding maleate cis-trans isomerase family protein codes for MTTHHIGMIVPSSNLTMETEVPRMLRAREEADPGDRFVFHSSRMRMRQVTPEELRSMNAQTERAALELADAQPDVVATACLVAIMAQGPGYHCTAEDQITSVLREQGAKAPVVSSAGALLDGIAALGARRVAIVTPYMKPLTSLVTQYMESAGTEVVDSLSLEVPDNLAVARLDPADLRDHYKRLDLSGADALVLSACVQMPSLDAIQAVEDECGIPVLSAATATTFRLLTELGLTPTVPGAGRLLSGRVEPAGCAPDERS; via the coding sequence GCCCAGCTCGAACCTGACGATGGAGACCGAGGTCCCGCGGATGCTGCGGGCCCGCGAAGAAGCCGACCCCGGTGATCGCTTCGTCTTCCACAGCAGCCGTATGCGGATGCGCCAGGTCACGCCCGAAGAACTGCGCAGCATGAACGCGCAGACAGAGCGCGCCGCTCTCGAACTGGCTGACGCCCAGCCGGATGTGGTGGCCACCGCCTGCCTGGTCGCGATCATGGCGCAGGGCCCGGGCTACCACTGCACGGCGGAGGACCAGATCACTTCCGTACTCCGGGAACAGGGCGCCAAGGCCCCCGTCGTGTCCAGCGCCGGCGCGCTCCTGGACGGGATCGCCGCGCTGGGCGCCCGGCGGGTCGCCATCGTCACCCCGTACATGAAGCCACTGACCTCACTCGTCACGCAGTACATGGAGTCCGCCGGTACCGAGGTGGTCGACTCCCTCAGCCTGGAGGTCCCCGACAACCTCGCCGTCGCCCGCCTCGACCCCGCGGACCTCCGCGACCACTACAAGCGCCTGGATCTGAGCGGGGCGGACGCGTTGGTCCTGTCGGCCTGTGTGCAGATGCCCTCCCTGGACGCGATCCAGGCGGTCGAGGACGAGTGCGGGATCCCGGTGCTCTCCGCGGCGACGGCTACGACGTTCCGCCTGCTGACCGAGCTCGGCCTGACGCCGACGGTGCCGGGTGCGGGACGCCTCCTCAGCGGACGGGTCGAGCCGGCCGGCTGCGCCCCGGATGAGCGCAGTTGA
- a CDS encoding alpha/beta hydrolase codes for MHSLQFAAESSSNGVAERDFTVDNVPGVLWSPASGAADHAPLILMAHGGGNHKKHPAMSGRARLLVSGCGFHVAVIDAPGHGDRPRTTHDEAEIAELFRARAAGEPEGPVVVRYNAHLAERAVPEYQAVLDALQGLPEIGTGGPVGFWGINMGTAIGIPFVATEPRISAAVFGQHWPDALAEKAEQITIPIEFDLQWDDEHISREEGLALFDAFASKEKSLHVNSGRHKELPRFEADSALRFFARHFGRPVTSPA; via the coding sequence ATGCACTCTCTGCAGTTCGCCGCCGAGTCGTCGTCAAACGGCGTGGCTGAGCGCGACTTCACCGTGGACAACGTCCCCGGCGTTCTCTGGTCGCCGGCTTCCGGCGCAGCCGATCACGCGCCCCTGATTCTGATGGCCCACGGCGGCGGCAACCACAAGAAACATCCGGCGATGTCCGGCCGCGCCCGTCTCCTCGTGTCTGGCTGCGGCTTCCACGTAGCCGTCATCGACGCACCCGGTCACGGCGACCGGCCGCGCACGACGCACGACGAGGCGGAGATCGCCGAGCTGTTCCGGGCACGGGCGGCGGGCGAGCCGGAAGGCCCGGTCGTCGTGCGCTACAACGCGCACCTGGCGGAGCGCGCCGTGCCCGAGTACCAAGCGGTCCTGGACGCCCTCCAGGGACTCCCGGAGATCGGTACCGGCGGCCCGGTCGGCTTCTGGGGCATCAACATGGGCACCGCGATCGGCATACCGTTCGTGGCCACCGAACCCAGGATCAGCGCCGCGGTCTTCGGCCAGCACTGGCCCGATGCCCTGGCTGAGAAGGCGGAGCAGATCACCATCCCGATCGAGTTCGACCTGCAGTGGGACGACGAGCACATCTCGCGCGAGGAGGGTCTTGCGCTGTTCGACGCCTTCGCCTCGAAGGAGAAGTCATTGCACGTGAACTCGGGCAGGCACAAGGAGCTGCCCCGGTTCGAGGCGGACAGCGCGCTCCGGTTCTTCGCCCGGCACTTCGGCCGGCCGGTCACCTCGCCGGCCTGA
- a CDS encoding methyltransferase domain-containing protein yields the protein MFYTRDEWNTGYAQGSRYRGLSDSERSLLATHAPAPADGRALDVGCGVGELAAHLRAVGYIVDAVDWSEAALADAGTHHGEAARWLRLDVESDDWAPLADGYDLITLRFVAPFLNSRDRTLCALGRRLRPGGALVVITPLATDTPAERRGIALGEAELTALQARWSTSERYDTEGLAFVILRGPGTDEAPLQVGSPVAGAQSSPSGTGSPGAAGATSPRRHDFHLLGRSYGQVESGRKTIEVRVRTPVKATVEVGDTVVFHDQDSGRELDIIVKRVSRYASFEELLSAEDPARIDPDGPREELLTSLRTICPAADESLGPVAFEFDHRPAQPGRPMPMTPSQYAPTVPHHTVYGCLYVRDEHDRPVQLRSVYGSRLWQFPGGNLDAQGEDPLQTARRETVEETGLELGLGTPKLLLTHFLHAGGSRMPLNKIGLIFDGGRLGTDQLRRIRLDPAEHDMWAIHDLAGWRELMTLRAFVRLDAVERARRGEGPAYLITHT from the coding sequence ATGTTCTACACACGGGACGAATGGAACACCGGCTACGCCCAAGGCAGCCGCTATCGCGGGCTCAGCGACAGTGAGCGCTCGCTGCTGGCCACCCACGCGCCGGCGCCGGCCGACGGGAGGGCTCTGGATGTGGGGTGCGGGGTGGGTGAACTCGCCGCCCACTTGAGGGCCGTCGGCTACATCGTGGACGCCGTCGACTGGTCCGAAGCCGCTCTCGCCGACGCCGGCACCCACCATGGCGAGGCGGCTAGATGGCTCCGCCTCGATGTCGAAAGCGACGACTGGGCGCCCCTCGCCGACGGATACGACCTGATCACGCTGCGGTTCGTGGCTCCATTCCTCAACTCCCGCGACCGCACGCTGTGCGCCCTGGGGCGCCGTCTGCGCCCCGGGGGCGCCCTCGTCGTCATCACACCGCTCGCCACCGATACCCCGGCCGAGCGGCGCGGTATCGCACTCGGCGAAGCCGAGCTCACAGCACTCCAGGCCCGCTGGTCCACCTCCGAACGCTACGACACCGAAGGGCTGGCCTTCGTGATCCTGCGTGGCCCGGGGACGGACGAGGCCCCCCTGCAAGTCGGTTCCCCGGTCGCCGGAGCGCAGAGCAGTCCGTCCGGCACGGGGAGTCCCGGGGCGGCCGGGGCCACGTCGCCCCGGCGGCATGACTTCCACCTCTTGGGACGCTCTTACGGGCAGGTGGAGTCGGGCCGGAAGACGATCGAAGTGCGCGTCCGCACTCCCGTGAAGGCGACCGTGGAGGTCGGGGACACGGTCGTCTTCCACGACCAGGACAGCGGTCGGGAGCTCGACATCATCGTCAAGCGGGTCAGCCGGTACGCCTCGTTCGAGGAGCTGCTCAGCGCGGAGGACCCCGCCCGCATCGATCCAGACGGGCCGCGCGAGGAACTACTGACCAGCCTGCGCACCATCTGTCCGGCGGCCGATGAGTCTCTCGGCCCCGTCGCCTTCGAGTTCGACCACCGTCCCGCTCAGCCCGGCCGCCCCATGCCGATGACACCTTCGCAGTACGCGCCGACCGTCCCGCACCACACGGTGTACGGCTGCCTGTACGTACGCGACGAGCACGACCGGCCGGTACAGCTGCGCTCGGTCTACGGGTCCCGGCTCTGGCAGTTCCCGGGCGGCAACCTCGACGCGCAGGGGGAAGACCCGCTGCAGACCGCCCGCCGCGAAACCGTGGAGGAGACCGGCCTCGAACTCGGCCTGGGCACACCGAAGCTGCTCCTCACCCACTTCCTGCACGCCGGCGGCTCCCGGATGCCGCTGAACAAGATCGGTCTCATCTTCGACGGAGGCCGGCTCGGCACGGACCAGCTCCGCCGGATCCGCCTTGATCCCGCCGAGCACGACATGTGGGCCATCCACGACCTCGCCGGCTGGCGGGAGTTGATGACGCTGCGGGCGTTTGTCCGCCTCGACGCCGTCGAACGAGCCCGGCGCGGCGAAGGCCCCGCGTATCTCATCACGCACACCTGA